In Opitutaceae bacterium TAV5, one genomic interval encodes:
- a CDS encoding flagellin biosynthesis protein FlgM, which translates to MPPSACVTSVTQWAWRTERFTCRLLAAGRCVSFPWRNEIMHTASSVLDTPPRQSAHARAHAPESVPVSHRWHTGNLLAFSHLDGPADYTHGLVARTVPDGIDCKFPGPGHVRFLHRVGQSRVTGDWFEAQADDGSLIRGVMLDAHHLLVEGSCEMHAASAAIASLSGNGRLLVGSSARFNPALLDIDFDAIVRTRLHWLKRQLPRLPRPVPAASRHPLVRALSQMKGQVCSPEGIIRHPWTTPDRWPHRDMWLWDSAFHAIGWRHIDPALAQQMIDAVLDVQAPDGFVPHMANPRRRSDITQPPVLALGASLVFEKTRDLAWLAALYPKLCACVEWNAAHRDTDGGGLLEWFIEQTPDCRSGESGMDNSPRFDIAVPLDAPDFNAYQASEYETLAAFALLLGRPDEAARWSARHAALCALINEKLWSDEHRLYCDLDPRTGRHTGILSSAGFLPLLCGAPDLCQAMELAAHLENPATFGTAFPIPSIAACDAASYSKDMWRGPTWININWLVARGLRRYGLSAAADRLRTLTLAELERTCATWGTFFEYFDDRRQVEPPFLLRKLKNIPGRHPHQAIHDYGWSATLYVDWLLES; encoded by the coding sequence GTGCCACCGTCGGCCTGCGTAACATCAGTTACACAGTGGGCATGGCGGACTGAACGCTTCACCTGCCGCCTTCTCGCGGCCGGGCGGTGCGTATCGTTCCCTTGGCGCAACGAAATCATGCACACGGCCTCCTCCGTACTCGACACACCACCACGCCAGTCCGCACACGCCCGTGCGCACGCTCCCGAATCCGTTCCCGTCTCGCACCGCTGGCACACCGGCAACCTGCTCGCCTTTTCCCATCTCGACGGTCCGGCCGACTACACCCACGGGCTCGTGGCACGGACGGTTCCCGACGGGATCGACTGCAAGTTTCCCGGACCGGGCCATGTGCGGTTTCTCCATCGGGTCGGCCAATCCCGTGTCACCGGCGACTGGTTCGAAGCGCAGGCGGACGACGGTTCGCTCATTCGCGGCGTGATGCTCGATGCGCACCATCTCCTGGTCGAAGGTTCCTGTGAAATGCACGCCGCTTCCGCCGCGATTGCGTCCCTTTCCGGCAACGGTCGCCTGCTTGTCGGCTCCTCGGCCCGTTTCAATCCTGCCCTGCTCGATATCGATTTCGATGCCATCGTCCGCACGCGCCTCCACTGGCTGAAACGGCAACTTCCCCGACTCCCCCGCCCCGTGCCCGCCGCCTCCCGTCATCCTCTCGTCCGCGCGCTCTCGCAGATGAAAGGGCAGGTCTGCTCACCGGAAGGGATCATTCGTCACCCCTGGACCACGCCCGACCGCTGGCCGCACCGCGACATGTGGCTCTGGGACTCCGCCTTCCACGCCATCGGCTGGCGGCACATCGACCCGGCGCTCGCACAGCAGATGATCGACGCCGTGCTCGACGTCCAGGCGCCCGACGGCTTCGTGCCGCACATGGCCAACCCGAGGCGACGTTCCGACATCACCCAACCTCCCGTCCTCGCGCTCGGCGCCAGTCTCGTTTTCGAAAAGACACGCGACCTCGCCTGGCTGGCCGCCCTCTATCCGAAGCTCTGCGCCTGCGTGGAGTGGAACGCCGCCCACCGCGATACCGACGGCGGTGGCCTGCTCGAATGGTTCATCGAGCAAACACCGGACTGCCGCAGCGGCGAGAGCGGCATGGACAACTCTCCGCGCTTCGACATCGCCGTCCCTCTCGACGCGCCGGATTTCAATGCGTACCAGGCCAGCGAATACGAGACGCTCGCCGCCTTCGCGCTTCTCCTCGGCCGCCCCGACGAGGCCGCACGCTGGTCCGCCCGCCACGCCGCGCTGTGCGCCCTGATCAACGAAAAACTCTGGTCGGACGAACACCGGCTCTATTGCGACCTCGATCCCCGGACCGGGCGGCACACGGGGATCCTGTCGAGTGCGGGCTTCCTGCCGCTGCTTTGCGGCGCTCCCGATTTGTGTCAGGCGATGGAGCTCGCCGCGCATCTCGAAAACCCCGCGACCTTCGGCACCGCGTTTCCGATTCCCTCGATCGCCGCCTGCGATGCGGCCAGCTATTCGAAGGACATGTGGCGCGGCCCGACGTGGATCAACATCAACTGGCTTGTGGCGCGCGGCCTCCGCCGCTACGGCCTGAGCGCCGCCGCCGACCGGTTGCGCACGCTCACGCTGGCGGAACTGGAGCGGACATGCGCGACATGGGGTACGTTTTTCGAATACTTCGACGACCGCCGTCAGGTGGAGCCGCCGTTTCTGCTGCGCAAACTCAAAAACATCCCGGGCCGCCATCCGCATCAGGCAATCCATGACTATGGCTGGTCCGCGACACTTTATGTGGACTGGCTGCTGGAATCCTGA
- a CDS encoding LacI family transcriptional regulator, with product MANRSPKNTPAVSASPAPPAPRRPTLRTIAREAGLSLAATSMALRNHPGIAASTCARAQAVAHRLGYHPDPKLATLMQHLRTQSGTEYHETIAFLSSFARYEEWSWISQHDYYLGATERASELGYRVETFHLGAPDMTPSRMSDMLSARGIRGLLVAGFPQAGTHLPLAWERFAAVTFDYSVTTPLLHRATTDYYREMLTVLHRLSEAGCRRIGLNIRIGDDAKVWSLWRSAYLLFNDTLPRNRRLPVNASDDGKGNLDTWIRKYRPDAIVSAGGDFPLDYEKVRRRPPPDDIRYVNMNIRHADSRSQGIDKISWVVGRMACNHCVTLLQQNEIGLPGHPQIISIEGKWVENYDTWLASLDSRCTRPECTYTGRGKS from the coding sequence ATGGCCAACCGTAGCCCCAAAAACACTCCGGCTGTTTCTGCTTCGCCGGCTCCGCCCGCTCCCCGCCGCCCCACCCTGCGCACCATCGCACGCGAGGCCGGCCTCTCCCTCGCGGCCACCTCGATGGCCCTGCGCAACCATCCGGGTATCGCCGCCTCCACCTGCGCCCGGGCGCAGGCCGTGGCACACCGCCTCGGCTATCATCCCGACCCCAAGCTCGCCACGCTCATGCAGCACCTGCGCACGCAGAGCGGGACGGAGTATCACGAGACCATCGCCTTCCTGAGCAGTTTTGCCCGTTACGAGGAGTGGTCATGGATTTCCCAGCACGATTATTACCTCGGCGCGACCGAGCGGGCCAGCGAGCTGGGCTATCGGGTGGAAACTTTTCACCTCGGAGCCCCGGACATGACTCCCTCCCGCATGAGCGACATGCTGTCGGCACGAGGCATCCGGGGGCTGCTCGTCGCCGGTTTTCCGCAGGCCGGCACGCATCTTCCGCTCGCGTGGGAACGCTTCGCCGCGGTGACGTTCGACTACTCCGTGACCACTCCCCTGCTGCATCGGGCCACGACCGACTACTATCGCGAAATGCTCACCGTCCTTCACCGGCTTTCCGAGGCAGGCTGCCGACGCATCGGGCTCAACATCAGGATCGGAGACGATGCCAAGGTCTGGAGCCTGTGGCGCTCCGCGTATTTACTTTTCAACGACACCCTGCCGCGCAACAGACGCCTCCCCGTGAACGCATCCGACGACGGAAAGGGAAATCTCGACACATGGATCAGGAAATATCGTCCGGATGCAATCGTCAGCGCCGGGGGAGACTTTCCCCTCGACTACGAAAAGGTGCGCCGCCGTCCGCCTCCGGACGACATTCGCTACGTCAACATGAATATCCGCCACGCGGACTCCCGCTCACAGGGTATCGACAAAATTTCCTGGGTTGTCGGCCGGATGGCCTGCAATCACTGTGTCACCTTGCTCCAGCAGAACGAAATCGGCCTGCCCGGACACCCCCAAATCATCTCCATCGAAGGCAAGTGGGTGGAGAATTACGACACCTGGCTGGCCTCGCTCGACAGCCGTTGCACACGACCGGAATGCACCTACACCGGGCGCGGGAAATCGTGA
- a CDS encoding glycoside hydrolase family 42, whose translation MLLPPLPLYVFFPSLPARFFFTAMSFSLRLLAALVSPACFISAVTAAAAQPETLFSDDFATGVGPAWKTTHPAFSLSAVTAPAQSPSAGKPAAVYAHTGAGDKADDRHAAGATFPPVTLQPGETLTLSLDYKGVSYEANTGNRILFGLADSNGSGSLAGGRGYLAGIRADARAGKAGGQANAHGNFYQFDAGLPGRHDAGSLGREPDGKGFYFYGAPATPDAGGNLADAFHLVFAITRKPAGDMTLRASWKNITTGQACAIITTLPAGQTAAPLTRFDTLAIGGARRGNTFAITNVTVTRTAAPVIAADPLEKTSAYSLEITPDGLPTKDYFPIGLRSGGTPPQVVRLVAHVGFNLWQDYQVARPENNKAITTTKRGADDTAALFTHGMFGYTQAKDQSMPPGADGKPLDMKKLPAEAPGYGLVTLGMNEDGDPGRLSSGSKQAFNIFSPGRRAHHIAKKRVTGEVVGATWPLGKPTLFWGMENEWEGSLNYAPEAKAAFADWLAKTYDNNIAALNEAWAPDVSSAAAAAARYPKNTAFTVAAAASVSAPAYKTFAEAAANPARGDDFVLQPGAYLDWYTFQSEAFTDFQSESAHTLNEADPLHRPVVYKSTQQSIDMPIVMRTRGTFDHERFANLMRDISGGLYGVNIYGSGDRQSYEINYIYHCIQPLAARPGPYGVMTPEMNNHNGPGDQWAATYWRVLPNGLKATNYFAPGYKGAKNDYATFGHIDSVTGLPRDKMFYAARWAHMIHRTEALWKNVQPAAALPKVALLLPRRDALIGLTAPHTPSKWASPENNRVQLYRWLRQQGYWVDILPYDKLAAPYLTPARYQALFLAGAEHLTPAETAAITGYVETGGLLVADERPGHYDEHHRVRRQFENLLGLAFKRWDKATRYELSGDYKGITVNGLVPFDVRTATVLEKTPDGHPLVTQRSQGKGRVLHFAFRLGSMYSPDDVENLRQLYEATAENTADTGEDFVEKSTARFREGRLIAAYLARNRIRPAYTVKSPKAQNALQPWVRLEQPNTDANGNLVLTYSTDASRRTRDRQPVFPAATAELTLPGGPWSVAVYAPAEHAGLGLLPLQALGDDRYRIALPELETAGVIYLLKNYAPLLGIPQIRGVAPAPDKHAARVKPGQTFPVTVQLLQPAASLPAGGVLRLEALEGWTVAPEKITTDALPPDTIREYTFQVTVPADAATHPGPDLPPLVARWNDGRQQDRAICTANVELLPSTP comes from the coding sequence ATGCTCCTTCCCCCCCTCCCCCTATACGTTTTCTTTCCAAGTCTGCCCGCACGCTTCTTTTTCACCGCCATGTCTTTCTCTCTTCGCCTGCTGGCCGCCCTGGTCAGCCCGGCTTGCTTCATTTCTGCCGTCACTGCCGCCGCGGCACAGCCCGAAACGCTCTTCAGCGACGACTTTGCAACCGGCGTCGGTCCGGCATGGAAAACCACCCATCCTGCCTTTTCGCTGAGCGCAGTCACCGCGCCCGCGCAAAGTCCCTCGGCTGGCAAGCCTGCCGCCGTGTATGCGCACACCGGCGCGGGTGACAAGGCGGACGACCGCCACGCGGCTGGCGCGACCTTCCCGCCCGTCACGCTCCAGCCCGGCGAAACACTCACCCTCTCCCTCGACTACAAAGGTGTCAGCTACGAAGCCAACACCGGCAACCGGATCCTCTTCGGCCTCGCCGACAGCAACGGCTCCGGCTCCCTGGCCGGCGGACGCGGTTATCTTGCCGGCATTCGTGCCGACGCCCGCGCCGGCAAAGCGGGGGGGCAGGCCAACGCCCACGGAAATTTTTACCAATTCGATGCAGGCCTGCCCGGCCGCCATGACGCCGGCTCGCTCGGACGCGAACCCGACGGCAAAGGGTTTTATTTTTACGGCGCACCCGCCACCCCCGACGCCGGCGGAAACCTCGCGGACGCCTTTCATCTCGTATTCGCGATCACCCGCAAGCCAGCCGGAGACATGACGCTCCGGGCGTCATGGAAAAACATTACGACCGGCCAGGCCTGCGCCATCATCACCACGCTCCCCGCCGGCCAGACGGCAGCGCCGCTCACCCGGTTCGACACCCTTGCCATCGGCGGTGCGCGCCGCGGCAACACCTTTGCCATCACCAACGTCACCGTAACCCGCACCGCCGCGCCCGTGATCGCCGCCGACCCTCTCGAAAAAACCTCCGCCTACTCGCTCGAAATCACCCCGGACGGCCTTCCGACAAAAGACTATTTCCCCATCGGCCTGCGTAGCGGCGGCACGCCGCCCCAGGTCGTCCGTCTCGTCGCCCACGTCGGCTTCAACCTCTGGCAGGACTACCAGGTCGCCCGCCCCGAAAACAACAAGGCCATTACCACCACCAAACGCGGTGCCGACGATACCGCCGCCCTCTTCACCCACGGCATGTTCGGTTACACGCAAGCCAAAGACCAATCCATGCCGCCCGGCGCCGACGGCAAGCCGCTGGACATGAAAAAACTCCCCGCCGAGGCGCCTGGCTACGGCCTCGTCACTCTCGGCATGAACGAGGACGGCGATCCCGGACGTCTCAGCAGCGGATCCAAACAAGCCTTCAACATCTTCAGCCCGGGACGCCGCGCCCACCACATCGCCAAAAAACGCGTCACCGGCGAAGTCGTCGGGGCCACCTGGCCGCTTGGCAAACCCACCCTCTTCTGGGGCATGGAAAACGAATGGGAAGGCAGTCTCAACTACGCCCCCGAAGCCAAAGCCGCCTTCGCCGACTGGCTCGCCAAAACCTACGACAACAACATCGCCGCTCTCAACGAAGCCTGGGCGCCTGACGTTTCGTCCGCCGCCGCGGCTGCCGCCAGATACCCGAAAAACACGGCCTTCACAGTCGCCGCTGCCGCGTCCGTTTCCGCACCGGCTTACAAAACGTTCGCCGAGGCCGCCGCCAATCCCGCCCGGGGCGACGATTTTGTTCTCCAGCCCGGCGCGTATCTTGACTGGTACACGTTCCAGAGTGAAGCCTTTACCGATTTTCAGTCGGAATCCGCGCACACCCTCAACGAGGCCGATCCGCTGCATCGTCCGGTTGTTTACAAAAGCACCCAGCAATCCATCGACATGCCGATCGTCATGCGCACGCGCGGCACGTTTGACCACGAACGCTTCGCCAACCTCATGCGCGACATCAGCGGCGGCCTCTACGGCGTCAACATCTACGGTTCCGGCGACCGTCAGTCCTATGAAATCAATTACATCTATCACTGTATCCAGCCCCTCGCCGCGCGACCCGGTCCTTACGGGGTCATGACCCCCGAAATGAACAACCACAACGGTCCCGGCGACCAGTGGGCCGCCACCTACTGGCGCGTTCTCCCCAACGGACTCAAAGCCACCAACTATTTCGCCCCTGGCTACAAAGGCGCGAAAAATGACTACGCCACTTTCGGGCACATCGATTCCGTCACCGGTCTGCCGCGCGACAAGATGTTCTACGCCGCCCGCTGGGCGCACATGATACACCGCACCGAAGCCCTTTGGAAAAACGTCCAGCCCGCCGCCGCCCTTCCCAAAGTCGCCCTCCTCCTCCCGCGTCGCGACGCCCTCATCGGTCTCACTGCTCCGCATACTCCCAGCAAGTGGGCCAGCCCCGAAAACAACCGCGTCCAGCTCTACCGCTGGCTGCGTCAACAGGGCTATTGGGTGGACATTCTTCCTTACGACAAACTCGCCGCCCCGTATCTCACCCCCGCCCGCTATCAGGCCCTCTTCCTTGCCGGCGCCGAACACCTCACCCCGGCCGAAACCGCCGCCATCACCGGTTACGTCGAAACCGGCGGGCTCCTCGTCGCCGACGAACGCCCCGGCCACTACGACGAACACCACCGCGTCCGCCGCCAGTTCGAAAATCTCCTCGGCCTCGCCTTCAAACGCTGGGACAAAGCCACGCGTTACGAACTTTCCGGCGACTACAAGGGCATCACCGTCAACGGCCTCGTTCCGTTCGATGTTCGCACGGCCACCGTTCTCGAAAAAACGCCCGACGGACATCCTCTCGTTACCCAACGAAGCCAGGGCAAGGGTCGCGTTCTCCATTTCGCTTTCAGACTGGGTTCCATGTACTCGCCCGACGACGTCGAGAACTTGCGCCAGCTTTACGAGGCCACCGCCGAAAACACCGCCGACACCGGCGAGGATTTTGTCGAGAAATCCACCGCCCGTTTCCGCGAGGGACGTCTGATCGCCGCATATCTCGCCCGCAACCGTATCCGGCCGGCTTATACCGTGAAATCACCGAAGGCCCAAAATGCCCTCCAGCCTTGGGTTCGTCTCGAACAGCCCAACACCGACGCCAACGGCAACCTCGTTCTCACCTACAGCACCGACGCCTCGCGTCGCACCAGGGACCGCCAGCCCGTCTTTCCCGCCGCCACCGCTGAACTCACCCTTCCCGGCGGCCCTTGGTCCGTCGCCGTCTACGCTCCCGCCGAACACGCCGGTCTCGGCCTCCTCCCTCTCCAGGCACTCGGCGACGACCGCTATCGCATTGCGTTGCCCGAACTCGAAACCGCAGGCGTCATTTATCTCCTCAAAAATTACGCCCCCCTTCTCGGCATTCCCCAGATCCGGGGCGTTGCGCCCGCCCCGGACAAACACGCCGCCCGCGTCAAACCCGGCCAGACTTTCCCTGTGACCGTGCAACTCCTCCAACCTGCCGCTTCGCTCCCCGCCGGAGGCGTCCTCCGCCTCGAAGCTCTCGAAGGATGGACGGTCGCACCCGAAAAAATCACCACCGACGCACTCCCGCCCGACACGATCAGGGAATACACCTTCCAGGTCACCGTCCCCGCCGACGCCGCCACCCATCCGGGCCCCGACCTTCCCCCGCTCGTCGCTCGCTGGAACGACGGACGGCAACAGGATCGCGCCATCTGCACCGCCAACGTCGAACTTCTCCCCTCCACCCCATGA
- a CDS encoding N-terminal cleavage protein — protein MNTNTRAANTPTCSHPAASLRAFTLIELLTVIVIIGILAAIIIPVVGKARSAARNANCISNLRQYGIAATAFAEDNRGRLPRAGSWQDSLAPYFSMKNRNAESRLCCPDFARRFSEYFPTQTWTNLGYRGYQFNRNLSNMPFYLIQNPSRTPLLWDSAAGDKTAKDTSAYTGRHSSFLHPKYRHSGKINLLMSSGAVLNRKGVYNADENENDVNLTEAEGGIVWSKNGQPFYWEDSYPKASSYWEQQ, from the coding sequence ATGAACACGAACACCCGCGCTGCAAACACCCCCACGTGCTCGCACCCCGCGGCATCCTTGCGCGCCTTCACCCTGATCGAACTGCTCACCGTCATCGTCATCATCGGCATCCTCGCCGCCATCATCATCCCCGTTGTCGGCAAGGCGCGCTCCGCCGCGCGCAATGCCAACTGCATCTCCAACCTTCGCCAATATGGAATCGCCGCCACGGCGTTTGCCGAGGACAACCGGGGCCGCCTCCCGCGTGCCGGCAGTTGGCAGGACAGCCTGGCTCCCTACTTCAGCATGAAAAACCGCAACGCCGAGTCCAGGCTCTGCTGCCCGGATTTCGCCCGCCGGTTCTCCGAATATTTCCCGACCCAGACCTGGACGAACCTCGGCTATCGCGGCTATCAGTTCAACCGGAACCTTTCCAACATGCCTTTCTACCTCATCCAGAACCCCTCGCGCACCCCTTTGCTCTGGGACTCTGCTGCCGGCGACAAAACGGCCAAGGACACCTCTGCCTACACCGGACGCCACAGCAGTTTTCTCCATCCAAAATATCGGCATTCCGGCAAAATAAACCTCCTGATGTCCTCCGGCGCTGTCCTGAACCGGAAAGGCGTTTACAATGCCGACGAGAACGAAAACGACGTCAATCTCACCGAAGCCGAGGGTGGCATTGTCTGGAGCAAAAACGGCCAACCCTTTTATTGGGAAGACAGCTATCCCAAGGCGTCGTCTTATTGGGAACAACAGTAG